Part of the Burkholderia humptydooensis genome, AGTTGAGCGCCTGAACGTCGGCCGCGGCCAGGCAACAAGCCGGGCGAGGTCCCGGCTTCCTTCGTCGTGCACGGCGCACGACGCTGCGCGCGACCGACGTGCTACCCCCGCGCCGCCGCATCGAGCGCCGCGCGCGCCTTCGCGACGAGCCGCTCGTCGACCGGCGCGAGCACGTCGCCGCGCTCGCGCACGCCCGAGCCGAAGTGCACGGCCCGCACGCCCGTGGCGCGCACGAAATCGCCGAGCGCATCGACGGTGAGCCCCGCGCCCGCGAGCACCGTGCACGTCGCGCCCTCGGCGCGCTGCACCATCCGCGCGACGACGTCGCGCGCATCGAGCACCGACGGATGCCCACCCGAGGTCAGCACCGACGTGACGGACGGCACGCGCAACAACGTGTCGAGCGCGGCGTTCAGATCGCGCGCGACGTCGAACGCGCGATGGAACGTGAGGTCGCGCCCGTCGGCCGCATCGGCGATGCGCTGCAATGCGTCGAGATCGATGTCGCCGTGCGCGTCGAGCATTCCGAACACCACGCCGTTCGCGCCCGCCGCGACGGCCGCGCGCACGTCGCGCGCGATCGCCGCGAGCTCGCTCGCGTCATAGTGGAACGAGCGGCTGTGCGGCCGCACGATCACGTTCACGGGAATCGGCGCCGCGGCGATGACGGCTTCGATCACGCCGACGCTCGGCGTCAAGCCGCCTTCGCTGATCGCGGTCACGAGTTCGAGGCGGTCGGCGCCCGCGCGGGCGGCGGCTTTCGCATCGCCGATCGTCGTCGCGATGACTTCGAGAAGGATCGAGGAAGCTGGCATGCAAGCGCCCTGGGACGAGTTGAACCAGCCAGCATCGTAACCGACGGCGCGAACGCGCGTGTAACGGCCGAGCGGGCGGAATGCGGCCGGGGCGGCGCGCCGCATCACGTCGCTTTGCCGGATTGCGCCGCGTTGCTTCGCCTTGCCCGGACCGGTTCGGCCTCGCACGCGAAGCGCAGCGTCTCACGCGCAAAACGAATCGCGCATCAATCGAGATAGTCCGCATACTCCTTGCGCGCATACGACTGCAGTTGCCGCCACGGCGGCGCCTTCGCGCGCGGCGCGGGCGTGAGCGTCAGCTTGCGCGATGCATGGCCGTCCGCGCTGCGGTATTCGACGACGAGCGGCGCCTGCAGCGCGTCGCTCCACAAAATGCGATTGACGCCCTGCGCGCGCGGCGCGCCGACCGTCTGCTCATACCAGCGCGTGCCGGGCGCGGGCCCCGGCTTCGACTTCGCGGCGAGGCGTTTCAGTTGCGACGGCGGCGTGATGTAGAACGCGTTGTCCCACGAGCCGTCGAAGCCCGTCGTCTCGTACTCGGCGGGCGGCACCGCGACGACCGTGCGCTGCGCCGCATCGACGTATTCGACGCCGATCTTGCCGCCGTCGTTCGTCACGTGCCGCGCGGCCGCGTCGAAATCGAAATGCTTGTGGCCCGCGTGCGCATGCGCATCGCCGGCTTCCGCGCGCTTCGCGCCGGCAGGCAGCACGCGCTCGATCCAGACGTGCCCATCCCGGCGCACCATCCGCTCCCGATACGTGACGGTGCGCGTCACGCCGTCCGCGCTCACCGTCATGCTCTCGTGCAGCAGCACCGCATCGAGCTCCGGGGCGGGGGCGGCGGCGCGCGCCGCGATCGCCGGCGCGGCGGCGAGCATGGCCGCCGCGCCGAACGCCGCGCACGCGCGCCGCGCGGCGACGCGTTGCATCGCGGACATCATCAGCATTGCGGCCATTGCGCTCAGAACCCGAACGCCGACTTCACGAGACCGAACACCTTCGTGTTGTCGAGCGTGCCCTTGAACGCCTTCGCGCCGGCGCCGTCGGCGAACAGCATCACGTCGCCGCCGCCGTGCGTCTCGGAGCCCGCGCTGCCCATCCGCACGCCGACTTCCTGAAGGTACGCGTCGTTCGTCGCCGTTGCCGAATCCACCGGCGCGCGCACGTTCGGCCGGTTCGCGCCGTTGCCGAACACGAGCGTCGTGTAGGTGTTGCCGTCGGCGTCCTTGTTCGGCTGGCCGTCGCGATAGCTGCGGCTGATGTCGAGAACCGGATTGCCGCGCTTCGAATAGCCGTTGATCGTCATCGTATGGTCGTGGTCGGCCGTCACGACGATCAGCGTGTTCGACAGATCGACCTTCGCGAGCGCGGTGCGGATCGCCTCGTCGAACGCCGCCGTGTCTTCGAGCGCGCGCTTCGCGTTCGTGCCGTGCAGCGCGTGATCGATGCGCCCGCCTTCGACCATCAGGAAATAGCCGTTCGGATTCTTCTGCAGCACGTCGATCGCCTTCGCGGTCATCTCCGCGAGGCTCGGCTGCGTCGCGCCCTCGCCCTTGCCCGCGACGCGGTCGAGCTCGTATTCGAGATGGCTCGTCGTGCTGAAGAGTCCGATCAGCTTGGCCGCGCCCGCCTGCGCGAGCTGGTCCTTCGTCGCGACGACCGCGTAGCCCTTCGCCTGCAGCTCGGCGAGCAGGTTGCGCCCGTCCGCGCGGCCGCGCTTGTTCGCGACCGGATCGTACGGCGTCCAGTGATTGCGGCCGCCGCCCATCAGCACGTCGACGCCGTCGCCGAGGGCCGCGTTGTAGCCCGCGCCGCCCGGCACCGCCTGCGCGGCGATGTCGTACTGCGCGTCGCGATGGCAGATGTGCGAATACGTCGCGGCGGGCGTCGCGTGCGTAAGCTCGGTCGTCGTGATCGCGCCGACCGCCTTGCCGCGCGCCTTCGCGAGCTCGAGCAGCGTCGACACCGGCTTGCCGTTGCCCGCGACGCAGTTGTTCACCGTCTTGTTGCCGTTCGCGTCGCTGCCGGGCGCGATCGCGCGCGTGTCCGACGACATCGACAGCACCTCGTTGTTCATCTTCACGCCGGTCATGTACGCGGCCATCGATGGCGCGCTGTCGGTGGTCTGCGCGTCGTTCGAGAAGGTCTTGATGCGCGCGGTGCGCGGCAGCTTCTCCATCGTCAACTGACCGGCCTCGCCGACCTTGTAGAGGCGGCTCGCCGTCACGGTGGTCGGCCCCATCCCGTCGCCGAGGAAAAAGATCACGTTCTTCGCCTGGCCCGCGGCGTGCGCCGCCTGGCCGACACCGCCCGAGAGGGCCGCCGCGGCGAACGCCGCCGCCGCGATGCGCTTGATAGTCGACATCCTGTATTCCCCTGTTCCGTCCAAGCCGCGCTCAGAGCTGCGCCGCGCTGCGCACGAGCTCGAACACCTTGTTGTTCTCGATCACGCCGTGAAAGCCTTCCGCGCCGCGGCCGATCGCGCCGAGGAACACGTCGGTGCCGCCGTGCGTCTCGCCGCCCTTCGCCATCCGCACGACCGCTTCCTGGCGATAGTCGTCCGCGCCCGTCACCGCGTCGGTGAGGCTCGTGCCCGCGCGGCTGCCCTGCACGCGGTTCTCGCCGTTGCCGAAGCCGATGATCGTGTACGGCGCGCCGTCCGCGTCCTTCGCGACCGCGCCCGTCTGATAGTTGCGCAGCACGCCGAGCACGCCCGGCTTGCCCGCTTCCGTCTTGCCCGTGCGCGCCGCGTAGCCGTTCAGCACCAGCGTGTGGTCGTGGTCGGCCGTCACGACGACGAGCGTGTTCTTCAGATCCGGATCGGTCTGGCGAACCTTGTCGAGCGTCGCCTTGATCGCGTTGTCGAACGCCACCGTGTCCTGCAGCGCGCGCTTCGCATTCGTGTCGTGCAGCGCGTGATCGATGCGCCCGCCTTCGACCATCAGGAAATAGCCGTTCGGGTTCTTCTGCAGCACGTCGAGCGCGCGCGTCGCCATGTCGGCGAGGCTCGGCTCCTTCGTCGCGCCGCGGTCGAGGTCGTAGCTCATGTGGCTCGCTGCGAACAGGCCGGCGAGCTTGCCGCTCTTCGCCGCATCGGCGGCGAAGAGCTCGTCGCGGTTCTGCGCGATCGCGTAGCCCTTCGCCTTCAGCTCGTTCACGAGATTGCGGCCGTCCGCGCGCTTGCCGCCCGCGTCCTTCGGCACGAAGAACTGCGCGCCGCCGCCCAGCACGACGTCGACGCCGTTGCCGAGCGCCGCGTTGTAGCCCGCGCCGCCCGGCACGAGCTGCGCGGCGATGTCGTTCTCGGCGTCGCGATGGCACACGTGCGCGTAGGTCGCCGCAGGCGTCGCGTGCGTGACGCGGGTCGTCGTGACGACGCCCGTGGCGAGCCCCTTCGCCTTCGCGATCTCGAGCAGCGTCGGCACCGGTTTGCCGTTGTTCGCGCCGCAGTTGCCGGTGAGGCTCGCGGTCGGCTCGATCGCCTTCGTGTCGGGCGTCATCGAGATCACTTCGTTATTCGTCTTCACGCCCGTCATGTACGCGGACATCGACGGCGCGCTGTCCGTCACCTGCGCATCGTTCGAATAGGTCTTCACGAACGCGGTCTCGGGCAGCGTGTCGAGCGTGAGCGCGCCGTCCTCGCCGACCGCGTAGATGCGCGCGGCCGTCAGCGTCGTCATCCCCATCCCGTCGCCCAGAAAGAAGATGACGTTGCGCGCGGCACTCGCTTGCGCGCCGTCGTCCGATGCGCCCGGCGTCTTCGGCTCGTCGCTGCCGCAGCCCGCCGCCGCGAAGACGCTCGCGCAAAGGAGCGCGGCCAATCTCACTCGCTGCTTCATGTTTTCGGCTTCCCGTTGGTGTGATTTCTTTCAAAAACGCAAGGACGATACGGGGGCGATATGACGCGAATGTGAATGAAATTGAAAGAACCTGGAATGGCAATTGAATGGTTTTGCGCGGAAGGCGGATTGCGCCGGCCGTCGGCTACGCATGCCTCTTTGCGAATGGTCCCGGCGGACGTTTTCAATGCACGCCTTCCCGACGAACGAGCGCCGGTCAGCCGCCGTCGCCGAACGCGCGACAGCGCTCGCGCCCTCGCTTCGCGCGCGTCGGGGCCGGCGCGTCAGTCGCCGCCGCGCGCGGCGAGGCGCCAGCCCGCGACGGCAAGCAGCGCCGCGATCCACGCGAGCCGCAGCGAGGTCGATGGCTGCAGCCAGACGACGAGCGTCATCGCGACGATCGCGACGAAGCTGCCGAACACATGGAACAGCGCGGCAAACGCGTTGCGCAGCACGTTCATGACGCCGCCTGCCTGAAGTAGGCCGTCGCGGCCGGGCGATACAGGATGAACAGGAACAGCGCGATCAGCGCGGCGACGACGATCAGCATGCCCTTGAACGGCGTCGTGAATGAGGAGATCGCGAATCCGGCGAGCGCGACGATCGCGTAGAGCGTGCGTCCCCAGATCCGCCGCTTCAATATCGCGACGCCGGCGGCGAGATGCAGCCCCTCGCTGACGACGGCGATCGCGACGGTCGCCTCGAGCGGCAGCGGCGAGTAGCGCAGGATCGCGACGGCATTCGGATCGCGCAGCGAAAGCGGCAGCGAGATCAGCCCGATCACGTTCGAGACGATGACGAACCACGCAAGGACGGTCAACGAAAGCGGTCTTTTCATGATTGTTCTTCGCGTTGTGCCGATGACGGGATCGCTTGATGCCGGCCCGGCATCGCAATCCTCAGCGCATTCTCGGCCTCGCGTTCGCAAAATGCAACGGCGTGCCGCCGCCGGTCGCGTCCACGGTGACGCGCAAAAGAATCCGCAAACGCCCGCGAACCGCCCGCGGCGTTGGAAGGCTCGAATGCACGAGCCAAGAGCGCGTTGCTCGCAGCGCGTCGCGAGGCCGGATCGCACGCAGAGGAAACAACGCCCGATCGAATCAAAAACTCAAACAAAAATCGCAATTAATTTCGCAGACACATTGCAAACCTACGTTTGCTGCAGCAACGCCCGCACGCCGCGCATCGCGCTTCAAATACATCACGCCGCGACTTCAAGAAACCCCTTCACGAACGTTCGCAGCTCATTACCGATCTTTCATTCAGGATATCCATATGAAAAAAATCGCCCTGCTTTGTGTAATCTCCGCCGCCATGCTGTCCGCGTGCGGGGGTGGCGACGACGTCGCCCCGGTGCCGGGCGCGGTAGCGGCCAATGCCGCCCCCGTGCCGAACACCGCGACCGCGAGCGGTTACACGCTGTCCGTCTTCGCGAAGGCGCCCTCCTCGAACGCCAAGCCGGATTCGATCGTCCGCTACAACGACACGGTCTTCATCGGCTACCAGATGGCGGGCGACGTGAAGGACGGCTCGGTGCCGAACCTGACGAACACGATCGTCCAGTACGATCTGAACGGCAACGTGCTCAAGTCCTACGTGGTGCCGGGCCATGTGGACGGTCTGATGGCGCGCGCCGACACGAACGCGCTTTGGGCGATGGCAAACGAGGACGGCAACCCGGAGCTGACGATCATCGATCTCGCGTCGGGCAACCAGAAAACGTATCTGCCGACCGTCAATCCGACCGCGCATGGCGGCGGCTTCGACGACATGCAGCTACTGAACGGCGTCATCTACGTGAGCGCGTCGAATCCGACGACGCCGGGTGCCGCGCCGACCGTCGTGTCGCTCACGCTCAATCCGAACGGCACGACATTCGACGTCGCGCCGGTGCTGGCCGGTAACGCGCAGGCGATCGACGTGACGCCGACGGTCGGCGGCGCGGCGAACCCGACCTACAACCAGCCGGTCACGCTGAGCCTGACCGATCCGGATTCCGAAGCGATCGATTCGGCCGGCGACCTCATGCTGGACAGCCAGGCCGACGGCAAGCTGGTATTCATCCACAACCCCGGCCCAGCGCAAACGGTCAGCGTGCTGACGCTCACGCTCTACAACGACAAGGACGGTCCGGTCTATCCTGTCGACGATACGCGCTGGGTGCCGGCGTCCGGCCCCGTGGGCAAGACCTTCATGCTCTTCACCGATGCGAGCAACACGACCTATCGGGTCGATGCGCCGTTCAAGCAGGGCGATGCGTACAGCGCCGGACAAGGTCAGGTCATGCAGCTCGACACGAAGACGGGGCACCTGACCCCGGTGGTCGCGGGCATCGGCAGCGCATCGGCGCTGCAGGACCCGCACGGGATGCTGTTTGTCGCGCTCTGACGGCGCGCCGTCCGCCGCATGATCGCGATGCGGCGCACCGGCATGCCGCCGGCGCGCCGACGACGCTCAGGCGCCCGTCGACGCTTCGTCGTCGATCCAGTCGATATCGCCGCAGAGCACGCACAGCGCGTCGTTCACGCGAACCGCGATCGACAGCGTGACGCACGGCAGCGCCTCGTTGATCGACAGATACGGCCGCGTCGCCTGCACGCGCCCCGGCTCGACGATCGCCGACCGGAAATACGGGCGCCTCAGCCAGCTCGCGCCCTGCGCGTCGGCGAGCGGCAGAAAGCGCGTCTCGCGCGACGCGCGGTCCGCGCGCAGCACGACGTTGCGGCCCGCCTGCCGTCCGCGCTCGTCGAGCAGGAAGCAGCGCGCCGCGTGGTCGAGCGCGAGAAAGTTCCAGCAGACCTCGTCGAGCGGCTCGCCCGCCGCGAGGCGCTCGGCCGCGCGCTCGAACGCGCGCTGATAAGGCGCGAGCCGCTGCGCGTCGCGCCGCTCGGACGCTTCGGTCTGCTGGCGATAGCGCTCGGTCAGCTCGCCAATGCACGCGGACGCCGCCGCGCTGTCGGGCAGCCCCGGCGCCGGACGTCCGAAGAAATGGCCCTGCACGAAATCCGCGTCGCACGACAACGCGATCTGCGCCTCGTGTTCGGTCTCGACCCCTTCGATCAACACGAGCTTGCCCGCCTCGTGCAGCAGCGTGACGAGCCCGTGCAGGATCGCCGTGAGCCCCGCGCGGTGCTGCGCGTGCGACAGCATGATCCGGTCGAGCTTCACGATGTCCGGGCTCAGTTGCCAGATTCGTTCGATGTTCGAATGACCGGCGCCGAAGTCGTCGAGCGCGATCAGGAAGCCCTGCTCGCGGAATTCGCGCACCGCGTCGGCGAGCCGCTCGATGTCGCCGGCGCGCTGCTCGAGCACTTCGAGCACGATGCGCCGCGGCGGAATATCCAACCGCTTCAGGTTCGCGAACAGCGCGGCGGCCTGAAACGGATCGGTGAGCACGCCGGGGTGCACGTTGAGGAACAGCCATTCGCGCTCGGCGCCGAAGCGCGCGAAGTTTTCGAGATGCAGCGCCTGCGCGAGGCGGTCGACCTGCGTCGCCTCGCCGTGGCGCGCGGCTTCGCCGAACACGTCGAGCGGCGACACGGGGCGGTCGAGCGCATCGTGCGCGCGCAACAGCGCCTCGTAGCCGACCGCGCGCATGTGCGACAGGCTGAAGATCGGCTGAAACACGGACGTGAGCGTCAGATCGTGATGATGCGCGGCGACGCGCTCGAGACCGGACGTCATCTCCGCCTCGAAGCGATACGGCGACGCGGCGACGGGGCGCTCCTGCTGGGCGATGGTCATGCGGCGGCCCTCCTGATGACGAAAACGTCGGCAGGCGAAACGTGCGACTCGCGGGTTTTCATCGGTGGTCCTCGGTTGTTCGATCATAGTTGTCGGCAAGCATCAAGCAAGCTCCGTGCTCACTCGCGCGGCGCCGCGTCCCGCCGCTCGCTCCCCGGCACGGGCGCGCCGCCCGCGGCACGCCGCGCATGCATGCCGATGGGGATTGTGCGCACCACCACAGTGCGCCCGTGCTCGCTCCCCGGCTTCACGCCGCGCATTTCGCGCGCACGCTACACTGCGTACCGTCGTTTCATCCCCGTTTCGCTCATCGATGGCAATCGTCTTCACTGTTCTGATCCTCTTGCTCGCGGTCGCGCTGTCCGGCGTCGCGACGCGCGTGCTGCCGCTGCGCCTGCCGTTGCCGCTGATGCAGATCGCGATCGGCGCGGCGCTCGCGTGGCCGAGGTTCAACCTGCACGTCACGTTCGATCCCGAAATCTTCATGCTGCTGTTCATCCCGCCGCTGCTGTTCGCGGACGGCTGGCGCATCCCGAAGCGCGAGCTGTACCTGCAGCGGCGCGCGATCCTGATGCTCGCGTTCGGCCTCGTGTTCATGACGGTACTCGCGGTCGGCTACTTCGCGCATTGGTTGATTCCCGGCCTGCCGCTGCCCGTCGCGTTCGCGCTCGCCGCGGTGCTGTCGCCGACCGACGCCGTCGCGCTCGCCGGCATCGCCGGCAAGGGCCGCATCCCGCCGCAACTGATGCACATTCTCGAAGGCGAGGCGCTGATGAACGACGCGTCGGGCCTCGTCGCGCTCAAGTTCGCGATCGCGGCCGCGCTGACCGGCATGTTCTCGCTGCGCGACGCGTCGATCAGCTTCGTGATCGTCGCATCGGGCGGCCTGGCGACGGGCGCGGCGCTCGCGTGGCTGTTCAGCGCGCTGTCGACGCGCTTCCTGAACGCCGCGCAGGAAGGCGATCCGGCCCCCGGCATCGTGATGACGCTGCTCGTGCCGTTCGCGTCGTATCTCATTGCCGAGCACCTCGAATTGTCGGGAATCCTGTCGGCCGTCGCGTCCGGGATGATGATGAACTACACGAGCTTCTCGAAGAGCAGCACGGTCGCCGCGCGGGTGCGCGCGGAAAGCACGTGGGCGATGATCGAGTTCGTGTTCAACGGCATGGTGTTCATCATGCTCGGGCTGCAGTTGCCGCACATCATCGGCCGCGCGCTCGTCGATGCGCACCATACGAGCGACGCGCTCGTCGGCGCGATGATCGGCTACGTCGCCGCGATGCTCGCCGCGCTCTACGCGATCCGCTTCGCGTGGGTGTGGCTGCTGCGCTGGATCGCGAGCCGCCGCGCCGCGAAGCAGGGCCTCGCCGGCACGATGGCGGGCCTGCGCACGATCGCCGTGATGACGGTGGGCG contains:
- a CDS encoding alkaline phosphatase produces the protein MSTIKRIAAAAFAAAALSGGVGQAAHAAGQAKNVIFFLGDGMGPTTVTASRLYKVGEAGQLTMEKLPRTARIKTFSNDAQTTDSAPSMAAYMTGVKMNNEVLSMSSDTRAIAPGSDANGNKTVNNCVAGNGKPVSTLLELAKARGKAVGAITTTELTHATPAATYSHICHRDAQYDIAAQAVPGGAGYNAALGDGVDVLMGGGRNHWTPYDPVANKRGRADGRNLLAELQAKGYAVVATKDQLAQAGAAKLIGLFSTTSHLEYELDRVAGKGEGATQPSLAEMTAKAIDVLQKNPNGYFLMVEGGRIDHALHGTNAKRALEDTAAFDEAIRTALAKVDLSNTLIVVTADHDHTMTINGYSKRGNPVLDISRSYRDGQPNKDADGNTYTTLVFGNGANRPNVRAPVDSATATNDAYLQEVGVRMGSAGSETHGGGDVMLFADGAGAKAFKGTLDNTKVFGLVKSAFGF
- a CDS encoding copper homeostasis protein CutC: MPASSILLEVIATTIGDAKAAARAGADRLELVTAISEGGLTPSVGVIEAVIAAAPIPVNVIVRPHSRSFHYDASELAAIARDVRAAVAAGANGVVFGMLDAHGDIDLDALQRIADAADGRDLTFHRAFDVARDLNAALDTLLRVPSVTSVLTSGGHPSVLDARDVVARMVQRAEGATCTVLAGAGLTVDALGDFVRATGVRAVHFGSGVRERGDVLAPVDERLVAKARAALDAAARG
- a CDS encoding alkaline phosphatase, with protein sequence MKQRVRLAALLCASVFAAAGCGSDEPKTPGASDDGAQASAARNVIFFLGDGMGMTTLTAARIYAVGEDGALTLDTLPETAFVKTYSNDAQVTDSAPSMSAYMTGVKTNNEVISMTPDTKAIEPTASLTGNCGANNGKPVPTLLEIAKAKGLATGVVTTTRVTHATPAATYAHVCHRDAENDIAAQLVPGGAGYNAALGNGVDVVLGGGAQFFVPKDAGGKRADGRNLVNELKAKGYAIAQNRDELFAADAAKSGKLAGLFAASHMSYDLDRGATKEPSLADMATRALDVLQKNPNGYFLMVEGGRIDHALHDTNAKRALQDTVAFDNAIKATLDKVRQTDPDLKNTLVVVTADHDHTLVLNGYAARTGKTEAGKPGVLGVLRNYQTGAVAKDADGAPYTIIGFGNGENRVQGSRAGTSLTDAVTGADDYRQEAVVRMAKGGETHGGTDVFLGAIGRGAEGFHGVIENNKVFELVRSAAQL
- a CDS encoding EAL domain-containing protein, with protein sequence MTIAQQERPVAASPYRFEAEMTSGLERVAAHHHDLTLTSVFQPIFSLSHMRAVGYEALLRAHDALDRPVSPLDVFGEAARHGEATQVDRLAQALHLENFARFGAEREWLFLNVHPGVLTDPFQAAALFANLKRLDIPPRRIVLEVLEQRAGDIERLADAVREFREQGFLIALDDFGAGHSNIERIWQLSPDIVKLDRIMLSHAQHRAGLTAILHGLVTLLHEAGKLVLIEGVETEHEAQIALSCDADFVQGHFFGRPAPGLPDSAAASACIGELTERYRQQTEASERRDAQRLAPYQRAFERAAERLAAGEPLDEVCWNFLALDHAARCFLLDERGRQAGRNVVLRADRASRETRFLPLADAQGASWLRRPYFRSAIVEPGRVQATRPYLSINEALPCVTLSIAVRVNDALCVLCGDIDWIDDEASTGA
- a CDS encoding Na+/H+ antiporter; translation: MAIVFTVLILLLAVALSGVATRVLPLRLPLPLMQIAIGAALAWPRFNLHVTFDPEIFMLLFIPPLLFADGWRIPKRELYLQRRAILMLAFGLVFMTVLAVGYFAHWLIPGLPLPVAFALAAVLSPTDAVALAGIAGKGRIPPQLMHILEGEALMNDASGLVALKFAIAAALTGMFSLRDASISFVIVASGGLATGAALAWLFSALSTRFLNAAQEGDPAPGIVMTLLVPFASYLIAEHLELSGILSAVASGMMMNYTSFSKSSTVAARVRAESTWAMIEFVFNGMVFIMLGLQLPHIIGRALVDAHHTSDALVGAMIGYVAAMLAALYAIRFAWVWLLRWIASRRAAKQGLAGTMAGLRTIAVMTVGGVRGAITLAGVLSVPVALGDGTPLAGRDTAIFVASGVILGSLVVAVIALPLLLRGVRPMRNPHAEEERAARAAAAQAAIRAVDAAHDALAVDLDETAAARCADVTARVMDLYRRRLAGLAADGATPREEARQTEKMELALKIAAIRAERSVLYRLRGEQQINDETLAKLMREIDLSETALSTRKKGIV